The following are encoded together in the Malaya genurostris strain Urasoe2022 chromosome 3, Malgen_1.1, whole genome shotgun sequence genome:
- the LOC131437419 gene encoding uncharacterized protein LOC131437419 yields the protein MLCEVKEVDTCNKLLNSVSNIYGPVNGGDTALHVAIQNGDQICVDDLLLQYQNDFCKFRYYLESKYQWNQEDTIWHNKTILVAINLDQCRAVKDLEKNLLTADEIRQAIFILLQIPVEGEEVAIILPSWDNQLILFRLLTSLLPNGFLTWNYVGEGYRQTYMEQAASCGNIDSIQRLLSVGVELAIPDHSALLAACNTLQIDTIRWLLNEHLERVLRDTDQQQALLILLKKRNTAMFEFVLDKIIVYRRIRYKEHDSKALAKIIQYKFHPFVFKHLRMGPIRNKIEEFIIKYKLDLAYQWEGGSMLVCVMCRRLALNYCFDVIRQNYQLLGIITKNVSALHNLIVWGHFDFLKEMYDKYPVIKTYFQTDHGFIDLQNAILEKDYVAIEFILTHHIDYLRRDFDGFKQKVLCEERPDQALLEKLKLLINSFPNIETITDQSYSEQQSNENLEPGEESNTNVLLHVAIEKNNTEFFLQCLQNGWDIDALDSKGNHSIHYVRSLSMFDFLVGLHPKGINLVHRTNNDGYTLLHKVSSAEMDPEEKLQLLEKILARGADVNQVTKAGESAAFMTGNCMILELFMKYNIKLCTVNCKGETALLRYLLNRNASLVTMLLPLVYKSNWFNQHAPEYLNQLLNNDRISFSKDYQPMFVKYPDVLEQLLGAVYHHSREDASRLFAKACYGSLNFIVEKFLDFDFNLDYNCKTNYGCTPLIGLLSYAQERNVRLVERLLEKNVDVQIRDSFGRDALLSFALSFASVKQYGLGTGVFQVLLDRGASVNARDTDGNTALHFAFARNEWELLELLVRNGGDLRVRNNDDKLPYQLGPRINQELFSFMS from the exons ATGTTATGTGAGGTAAAGGAAGTAGACACATGCAACAAGTTGTTAAACTCTGTTTCAAACATATACGGGCCGGTGAATGGAGGTGACACTGCACTTCATGTTGCAATACAGAACGGAGACCAAATTTGTGTCGACGATCTTTTATTACAATATCAAAACGATTTCTGCAAGTTTCGTTACTATTTGGAATCTAAAtatcaatggaaccaagaaGATACCATATGGCACAATAAAACCATCTTAGTAGCAATCAATCTAGACCAGTGTCGAGCTGTGAAAGATCTGGAGAAAAACTTACTGACTGCTGACGAAATACGTCAGGCTATATTTATTTTGTTACAAATTCCTGTAGAAGGGGAGGAGGTAGCCATAATTCTTCCCTCATGGGATAATCAGTTGATACTGTTTCGATTGCTCACCTCTCTGTTGCCAAATGGATTCCTCACGTGGAACTACGTAGGCGAAGGCTACAGGCAAACCTATATGGAACAGGCCGCCTCCTGTGGTAACATAGATAGTATCCAGCGATTACTTTCGGTGGGAGTTGAACTTGCCATTCCAGATCACAGCGCATTATTGGCAGCTTGTAATACACTTCAAATAGACACTATTCGATGGTTGTTAAACGAGCATTTAGAGCGCGTTCTGCGGGATACCGATCAACAACAAGCTCTACTTATACTTTTGAAGAAACGAAATACCGCGATGTTTGAGTTTGTTCTTGATAAGATAATTGTCTATCGCCGAATACGATATAAAGAACATGATTCGAAGGCACtagcaaaaataattcaatataaaTTCCATCCTTTTGTATTTAAACATCTTAGAATGGGTCCGATACGAaacaaaattgaagaatttatcATCAAATACAAGCTGGATTTAGCCTATCAATGGGAAGGCGGTTCTATGCTGGTATGTGTCATGTGCCGACGTTTGGCATTGAATTACTGCTTCGATGTAATTCGTCAAAACTATCAATTACTTGGCATTATAACTAAAAATGTTTCCGCATTACATAATTTAATCGTTTGGGGTCACTTTGATTTCCTGAAAGAAATGTATGACAAATATCCGGTGATTAAAACATACTTTCAAACCGATCATGGATTCATTGATCTTCAGAATGCTATTTTGGAAAAAGATTATGTCGCGATTGAGTTCATTCTTACTCACCACATTGATTATTTAAGAAGAGATTTCGATGGATTCAAACAAAAAGTATTGTGTGAAGAACGTCCGGATCAGGCGCTCCTTGAAAAACTTAAGTTATTGATtaattcatttccaaatatcGAAACCATTACTGATCAAAGTTACTCGGAACAACAATCAAACGAAA ATTTAGAGCCTGGTGAGGAATCAAACACTAATGTTCTGCTGCACGTAGCGATTGAAAAAAACAATACCGAATTTTTTCTACAATGTTTGCAAAACGGTTGGGATATCGACGCACTAGATAGCAAAGGAAACCACTCTATCCACTATGTCAGAAGCTTGAGTATGTTTGATTTTCTAGTTGGGCTTCATCCAAAAGGCATTAATCTAGTTCATCGTACCAATAATGACGGGTATACACTTCTTCATAAAGTAAGTTCCGCCGAAATGGATCCCGAAGAAAAGTTGCAGCTATTGGAAAAGATATTGGCACGTGGAGCTGATGTGAATCAGGTTACAAAAGCTGGCGAATCTGCTGCTTTTATGACTGGAAATTGCATGATTCTAGAACTGTTTATGAAATATAATATCAAACTATGCACTGTTAATTGCAAGGGAGAGACAGCTCTACTGCGGTACCTCTTGAATCGGAATGCTTCATTGGTTACTATGCTGCTTCCATTAGTGTACAAATCAAACTGGTTTAATCAACACGCACCCGAATATCTAAATCAATTGTTGAATAACGATCGAATATCATTTAGTAAGGATTATCAACCAATGTTTGTTAAATACCCAGATGTACTAGAGCAACTACTCGGTGCAGTTTATCACCACTCTCGGGAGGACGCATCACGGCTTTTTGCCAAGGCTTGTTATGGATCACTAAACTTCATTGTGGAAAAATTTCTCGACTTTGATTTCAATCTGGATTACAATTGTAAAACTAACTACGGATGTACGCCACTGATTGGGCTGTTGAGTTACGCACAGGAACGCAATGTCCGTCTCGTGGAAAGGTTGCTCGAAAAAAATGTCGATGTACAGATCCGGGATAGTTTCGGAAGGGATGCCTTGCTAAGTTTTGCGTTATCCTTTGCTTCCGTAAAGCAATATGGACTTGGGACCGGAGTTTTTCAGGTGTTGTTAGATCGAGGAGCATCTGTCAATGCCAGGGATACTGATGGAAATACGGCGTTACATTTTGCCTTCGCCCGCAATGAATGGGAGCTGCTGGAACTATTGGTGCGTAATGGGGGTGACTTAAGGGTACGAAACAACGACGACAAGTTACCGTATCAGCTAGGACCTCGAATAAATCAAGAGCTGTTCAGCTTTATGAGCTGA